The DNA window CTGAAGTGCTCCGGCAAGGCTGCGGAAGTCCGTTGGATCTGAGACTGGATCTCCTGCTGTTGCTGACAGTTTGGTAGAAGCATCAACCAGAGTGCTGCACGGTTTGCAATCCGCCATGCCAGCATGCTCAAGGATCTCTATACTGTACTGCCGCTGGTGAAGGAGAAGTCCCGAGGGCTGATGGACAACAGTGACGCCGAGGAAGTGATGTAGGGTACCAAGATCCTTCATGGCAAACTCTGACTGCAGAAATGAGATGGTCTACTAAAGCAGCTGAGCTGAGGAAGCTGTGAGGACAATGTCATCCACATATAGCAGGAGATAGGCTGTGTCCATGCCCCGATGATAGACGAACAGGGAAGTGTCAGATTTGGCCTCGACGAAACCAATGGAGAGCAAGAAGGTGGCGAACCGACTGTACCATGCTCGCGGGGCTTGCTTGAGGCCATACAGGGACTTGTTGAGATGACAGACCGTGTCAGGATGTGCAGGGTCGACAAAGCCAGGAGGCTGAGTGCAATAGACTGTCTCTTGAAGTGTGCCATGGAGAAATGCGTTCTTGACGTCCAACTGATGAATGGGCCAGTCGCGGGAGACAGCGAGGCTGAGAACAGTGTGGACGGTAGCCGGCTTGACGACGGGGCTGAAAGTTTCGTCGAAGTCGATGCCGGGACGCTGGGTAAAGCCGCGAAGCACCCAGCGGGCCTTGTACCGGTCGAGGGAGCCGTCGGCCTGGAACTTGTGCTTGAAGAGCCACTTGCCAGTGACGATGTTGGCGCCTCTTGGACGAGGAACAAGATCCCAGGTGCGGTTGGCGAGGAGGGTTGAGTACTCGTCTTCCATTGAAGCCCGCCAATTTGGATCGGCGAGGGCCGCACGGTAGGTGCGAGGTACTGGCGAAAGGGCAGCCGCATGAAGGTTGAGCCGTTGAATTGGCTTGCGCACACCGAGTTTGCCTCGTGTGGTCATGACATGATCGTTGACGACGGAGTCTTGACCAGGACGATGCTGGGGAGGCGGCGCAGCACGTTGCCTGGCGGAGTGGGGCCTTGTGGGGACTGGCGGCAGGAGTGGCAGGTGCACTGTCGGGGACGTCGGCTGGACTTGTACAGGCGAGCGGGCTGGTGAAGGGGACGTCGGCCCGGTCGAAGTCGCGGAGGTTGGCGCGGTCCAGTGCGTCGGCCCAGTCGAGTGGGCCGATGGTGGCGTGGGAGGCGGCCCGGTGGGGAAGCTTGACCGCGGTGGGGAGGCCGGCCCAGTGGAGGTGGATGCGTCAGGAGACGGTTGGGGGGCCGACCCAATGGGAGCAACCGGCCGTTGCACAGGAGACATGCCAGGGGGTCGCCGGCCGATTGGTAGCTGCACAGGAGCAGTAAAATCCTCCAAAAATTCCAGATCAGAAGCACTGTTATTAGACGAAATGTCAGCAAATGGAAAGGAATGCTCATCAAACACAACATGACGTGAAATAATCACGCGGTTAGTGACCGGATCGTAACACCGATACCCTTTGTGGTGTATGGGATAGCCAAGGAAGACACACATGGTGGAGCGTGGGGAGAGCTTGTGTGGTGCGGTGGCAGAAAGATTGGGGTAACACTTACAACCAAAGACACGCAGGTGGTCATAGGAGGGATGGCTACCATACAAGGCAAAGTAAGGTGTGTGGTGTTTGAGGGTCTTGGTGGGGTGTCGGTTGATGAGGTGGGTTGCTGTATGAAGGGCTTCGACCCAAAAAGTATTTGGGAGGCTGGCTTGGAACAGGAGGGAATGGACTATGTTGTTGATGGAGCGGAGGATTCGTTCGGCCTTGCCGTTCTGAGGGGAGGTGTGGGGGCAGGACATCCGTAGGGTGACGCCGTGGGTAAAGAAGAAGATGCGGGAGCTGGAGTTGTCGAACTCGCGTCCATTATCACACTAAATGCTGCGGATGCTAGTAGAAAATTGAGTTTGAACAAACGTAAAAAAATGGGACAAAGTGGGAAAGGTCTCTGACTTGAGGCGTAAAGGAAATGTCCAGACAAAGTGAGAGCAATCATCTAGAATAACAAGGTAATATTTAAAGCCAGAGGCGCTAACAACCGGAGATGTCCACAAATCACAATGCAATAACTCAAAGTTTGAGGAAGCTCTAGTAAAAGAAGTGGTAAAAGGGAGGCGAGTGTGGCGGCCAAGCTGGCAAGCATGACAGAGGCCGGGGGATGTGTGCTTCATCATCGGTAGAATGGTGCGAAGGCGACTGAGGGCGTCGTGGCCGAGGTGACCAAGGCGGCGGTGCCACAAGACGTCGGAGGTGGCGGAGCTGGTGGTGAGGGCTGTAGTGGGTGGGGCTGGTAAGGCATGGTGGATGGCGTAGAGTGGGCCGGAACTATTGAATCTGGCGACCACAGTCCTGGTACGAAGATCCTTCACAGTAAAGCCAAAGGGGTCAAACTCAGCAGAGCACCAATTATCAATGACAAAGCGACGAACAGATATGAGGTTCTTAATGATAGCTGGAGAGCAAAGAATATCTTTAAGAGTAAAGGAGCGGTTAGGGTGGTGGAGGTTGGTTTGGCCCATGTAAGTTATTGGTATAGTGGAGCCGTTACCGACAATTATATGTGAGGGGTCATGAGAGGTGGGAGGGTGGGTGAAAGAGAGGGTATTGGTATCCGAAGTCATGTGTGCAGTGGCACCCGTATCCATATATCATTCATTTGTCGGCGGTTGTTGCAGCGTCGTGGTGTTGAAGGAGCCGGCGAGGGAGGCCTGATCCCACTGGGAAGGTGCGCCTGGGAACCATCCCGTGGGCTGGGGAGCAAGAGGGGCCTGGGCGGCCTAGCCCATGGGGACGGGCTGCGCAGGGAAGGGGGCCTGCTGTTGCACCTGGAAGCCATTGGGCGGCCCGGTAAGAGTAGCACCAGCAAAAGGAGACACCGGTCGTGGGCCGAGCACCCCACGGCCCAAGGACCCCGGCCACATTTGTATTGTGCCGGCCCAAGGGTTGTACGGGGAAGGCCAGGCTTGCACCGAGCCGGGCTGAGAGGTAGCAGGCCGTGGTGGCCCAGGTTGTTGTTGAgagccaccaccgcctccgctgTTGTTGGTGCCggagttgccgccgccgccgccgcggcgttggCGATTCCGGTTGTTGTTGGAGGTGTTGGCGCCGAAGCCTGTAGCATGTGCGGGGTTCGGTGTAGTTGGTTGCTTGCCACCTGACgtgccggcgaggaggacggtggAGGTGTTGGTGTTGCGGCTAGCCTTGGATAGCTCTTCCAGGAGAAGCTGCGAGCGCACGTCGGCGAACGACGGAAAAGGACACTGCATGGTGATAAtagttttcaagttttcaaatttggcaCTCAAACCGTTCAGGGTAGCGAGGACGAGGCCGCGATCGGTCACCGGGTCGCCGAGATCGGCGAGGGAGTCAGCCATGGCCTTCATGCGGCGGCAGTAGTCGTTGACGGAGAGGTCACCTGGATGAAAGGTGCGGAACTCCACGGTGAGATTGAGAGCTCGCTGCTCGCTGTTGCTGCGGAACTGAAGTTCCAGTGCGCGCCACACCGAGCGAGCCGTCGCGTCGTGTGCCATGACCTCCTGGAGAAGGTCCGCCGAGATAGTGCCGTAGAGCCACCCAAGCGCTACGCAGTCCATTTGGAGCCAGGACGCGTTGGCAGGGTGATGAGCATCGGAGAGGACGTGATCGGTTAGATCATACTTGCCGAGAGCGACAAGGAACAGACCACGCCACCGGGTGAAGTTGGCGGCGTTCACGTCGAGGATGATTGGCACCAAGGCTTTGACGTTGAGAACGGAGACAGCCTGGGCGTGGAGAGCCGTGCGAGAGTCGTCGTCGAGCACGGGGGCGCCAGCGCGTCGGGAGGCGCCTGAGCCGGACAGGAAAGaaccggagccggagccgggcAGGAAGGCGCCGGAGCCGGCCGGGAAACCGCCGGGCATGGCATCCTGGTTGTTGTAGCCGCATGCCGCAGGGCCGCTGTGAAGACGGGCGGCGGCAAACAATGTCTCCAGGGACGGAGGAAGCGAGGtcgtggtcggcggcgacgtggt is part of the Oryza glaberrima chromosome 4, OglaRS2, whole genome shotgun sequence genome and encodes:
- the LOC127770757 gene encoding uncharacterized protein LOC127770757; amino-acid sequence: MPGGFPAGSGAFLPGSGSGSFLSGSGASRRAGAPVLDDDSRTALHAQAVSVLNVKALVPIILDVNAANFTRWRGLFLVALGKYDLTDHVLSDAHHPANASWLQMDCVALGWLYGTISADLLQEVMAHDATARSVWRALELQFRSNSEQRALNLTVEFRTFHPGDLSVNDYCRRMKAMADSLADLGDPVTDRGLVLATLNGLSAKFENLKTIITMQCPFPSFADVRSQLLLEELSKASRNTNTSTVLLAGTSGGKQPTTPNPAHATGFGANTSNNNRNRQRRGGGGGNSGTNNSGGGGGSQQQPGPPRPATSQPGSVQAWPSPYNPWAGTIQMWPGSLGRGVLGPRPVSPFAGATLTGPPNGFQVQQQAPFPAQPVPMG